From a region of the Globicephala melas chromosome 19, mGloMel1.2, whole genome shotgun sequence genome:
- the CENPT gene encoding centromere protein T isoform X2, with protein sequence MADSYSRDSEPTTRTLLRRVLDTADPRTPRRPRSARTDVQRALLQTPSSRRLRSQTKTTARRCSNRARSVDRLAHVQASGHLEEQTPRTLLKNILLTAPESSILMPESVVKPVLAPQVVQASRRESGRGSLELQLPELEPPTTLAPGLLALGRRKQRLRLSVFQQGVDLGLPPSQEPHGNADASSLTSSLNLTFATPLQTQSVKRPGLARRPPTRRAVDVGTLLQDLRDTSLALAPPDTVLEDTQPFSQPLVGRSPSVHHSLPCRSHSGAKDVERAASRRTWSSGLGLQNNGAGKAAQLLAGKVEEVDALAMGFPNISSNISGEDGVEPLQNGVGEEAEERMEESLREVEKAAEAQGSARAEEVEGHIEVTEAEGSWGAVEAKEPEGSSGDEDTSGRTASPELASSTPEFLRARRLQFLEPAPPPSTAVLPSEPPEPLSARLPPKPRIPGSRPRQDPYKTGLNHYAKLFSFYAKMPMEKKAVEMVEKCLDKYFQHLCDDLEVFAAHAGRKTVRPEDLELLMRRQGLVSDQVSLHVLVERHLPLEYRQQLIPCAFSGNTVFPAQ encoded by the exons TGTCCAGAGAGCCCTGCTTCAAACACCTTCCTCTAGGAGGCTGAGGAGCCAAACAAAGACGACTGCCAGGCGTTGTTCTAATAGAGCCAGG TCTGTTGACAGATTGGCCCATGTTCAAGCCAGTGGACACTTGGAGGAACAGACACCCCGGACTCTGCTGAAGAACATCTTACTAACTG CCCCGGAATCTTCCATCCTAATGCCAGAGTCAGTGGTGAAGCCAGTGCTGGCACCGCAGGTGGTCCAGGCTTCCAGACGGGAAAGCGGTCGGGGCAG CCTGGAGTTGCAGCTTCCTGAACTTGAGCCCCCCACAACCCTGGCTCCAGGTCTGCTGGCTCTTGGCAGAAGGAAGCAGAGACTGAGGTTGTCAGTGTTTCAGCAAGGAGTGGACTTGGGACTGCCTCCCTCCCAAG AGCCTCATGGGAATGCTGATGCCTCTTCCCTCACCAG CTCCCTCAACTTGACCTTCGCCACACCTCTGCAAACACAATCAGTGAAGAGGCCTGGTTTGGCCCGCAGACCTCCTACCCGCCGAGCTGTAGATGTGGGTACACTTTTGCAGGATCTGCGAGATACTTCCCTGGCCTTGGCTCCTCCAG ACACAGTGTTGGAGGACACCCAGCCCTTCTCCCAGCCCTTGGTTGGCCGTTCCCCCAGTGTGCACCACTCCCTGCCTTGCCGCTCTCACTCTGGGGCTAAAGATGTGGAGAGGGCTGCCAGTCGCAGGACATGGAGCAGTGGGCTTGGGCTGCAGAACAACG GTGCTGGGAAAGCAGCCCAGCTTCTGGCAGGAAAGGTGGAGGAGGTTGATGCCCTTGCTATGGGCTTTCCGAACATCAGCAGTAATATCTCTGGAGAAGATGGAGTAGAGCCCTTACAGAATGGAGTAGGTgaggaggcagaggaaagaatggaagaaagCTTGAGGGAAGTGGAGAAGGCAGCAGAAGCACAAGGATCCGCCAGAGCAGAAGAGGTTGAAGGACACATAGAAGTGACCGAAGCAGAGGGATCCTGGGGGGCTGTCGAGGCCAAGGAGCCAGAAGGATCTTCAGGGGATGAAGACACCTCTGGTAGAACAG CAAGCCCAGAGTTGGCCTCCAGCACCCCAGAGTTCCTTCGGGCCAGGCGACTTCAGTTTCTTGAGCCAGCTCCACCGCCTAGCACTGCAGT GTTACCTTCAGAGCCTCCGGAGCCTCTGTCGGCCAGGCTTCCTCCCAAGCCCCGAATCCCTGGCTCCAGACCCCGTCAAGATCCCTACAAGACTGGACTGAACCACTATGCGAAACTCTTTAGCTTCTATGCTAAGATGCCTATGGAGAAGAAGGCTGTGGAAATGGTGGAGAAGTG CCTGGACAAGTATTTCCAGCATCTTTGTGACGACCTGGAGGTATTTGCTGCTCATGCTGGTCGCAAGACTGTGAGGCCAGAGGACCTGGAGCTGCTGATGCGAAG GCAGGGCCTGGTCAGTGACCAAGTCTCCCTGCATGTGCTCGTGGAGCGGCACCTGCCCCTGGAGTACCGACAGCAGCTCATCCCTTGTGCATTCAGTGGCAACACTGTCTTCCCTGCCCAGTAG
- the TSNAXIP1 gene encoding LOW QUALITY PROTEIN: translin-associated factor X-interacting protein 1 (The sequence of the model RefSeq protein was modified relative to this genomic sequence to represent the inferred CDS: inserted 1 base in 1 codon; substituted 4 bases at 4 genomic stop codons) yields MATGCKLPQLPWPLVLAARLPXGHGLPEAAVPQLRDHVESTLATFRSDRRXFLPHRSQEYSETQDAAAATYSVDLGPGSFTPFLLRGGSNTVLNHQRTLLPPAAPDPRGRPSRFHLQGEAESTELPGTPPPNHPLVEALPAVNNQDKKAAYAQQSNWTVLWGQEMVPSCLFSIGGHLSPRPTYISDQTILHNRKPCSDDYRKRVGSWQQQPLGTTKPRYLEQLENYLRKELLLLDLGTDSAQELRLQPYREIFEFFIEDFKTYKPLLSSIKNAYEVILADQREKIRALEPLKAKLVTVNEDCNERILAMRAKERDEISMLKKEKMNLLKLIDKNEKISLQSEVTKLRKNLAEEYLRYLSEQDARKILIADLNELRYQREDMSLAQSPGVWEEDPVKLTVALKMARQDXTRRQMELNTMKANFGDVVPRRDFEMQEKTLKDLQEQEIQRTAIPRPDWSKCEDVVAGGRDRWQMLAEGKNSDQLVDVLLEIGEGLLQEKDFFPGLGYGESIPPFLRFDGVMQNKKPTKKDVVNLLKDAWKERITEKQKFPDFFFNFLERRFGPGDAMAWAYTIFXYTKLFHSNEVMSQFYAILMGKRKESVYIKQKETIAQLLKEMTSADSQNEGLLTMEQLSTALKSTFPFKKDERIQELMEAGGWHPSSSNADLLNYCVLFMEDKEGQSVPFVQKLWEQYMDEKDEYLQELKQELDLELHDEVTLPKVREALMNTDPSLDKQTLNSYLSQAFQLPMTELPEEGKEKEEGIVIRLQAALEQLQMSDVRRMGPXEQEPAS; encoded by the exons ATGGCTACGGGCTGTAAACTACCACAGCTTCCCTGGCCACTGGTGCTGGCTGCCCGGCTGCCCTAGGGTCATGGACTCCCCGAAGCCGCAGTGCCCCAGCTTCGCGACCACGTTGAG AGCACACTTGCGACCTTTAGGAGCGATCGTAGATGATTCCTTCCTCACAGAAGCCAAGAATACTCAGAAACGCAAGACGCTGCTG CTGCCACCTACTCAGTGGACCTGGGGCCAGGCTCTTTCACTCCCTTTCTTCTGCGCGGCGGCAGTAACACCGTTCTCAACCACCAGAGGACGCTGTTGCCTCCTGCCGCCCCCGACCCCCGGGGCCGCCCTTCCCGTTTTCACCTGCAGGGGGAAGCAGAGAGCACGGAGCTCCCGGGAACGCCGCCTCCCAACCACCCGCTTGTGGAGGCCTTACCAGCTGTTAACAACCAGGACAAGAAAGCAGCATATGCCCAGCAATCAAA CTGGACTGTGCTGTGGGGGCAAGAGATGGTCCCA TCCTGTCTGTTCTCCATCGGTGGCCACCTGTCCCCAAGGCCCACATACATCAGTGACCAGACCATTCTGCATAATCGAAAGCCCTGTTCAGATGACTACCGGAAGCGAGTAGG TAGCTGGCAGCAGCAGCCCCTGGGCACTACCAAGCCAAGGTACCTAGAGCAACTAGAGAACTACCTACGCAAGGAGCTCCTCCTGCTGGACCTGGGCACAGATTCTGCCCAGGAGCTAAGGCTGCAG CCTTACAGAGAAATCTTTGAATTTTTCATAGAGGACTTCAAAACATACAAGCCATTGCTATCCTCCATCAAGAATGCATATGAGGTGATTCTGG CCGACCAGAGGGAGAAGATTCGGGCTCTGGAGCCCCTGAAGGCAAAGCTTGTCACTGTGAATGAGGACTGCAACGAGAGGATCCTGGCCATGAGGGCTAAGGAGAGAGATGAAATCTCCATGCTGAAGAAAGAGAAGATGAATTTGCTAAAACTCATTGATAAGAATGAGAAGATCTCATTGCAGAGTGAG GTGACCAAACTGAGGAAGAACTTGGCTGAGGAGTATCTGCGCTACCTCAGCGAGCAAGATGCCCGTAAGATCCTTATTGCAGACCTGAATGAGCTACGGTACCAGCGGGAAGACATGTCACTAGCCCAGTCCCCAG GTGTCTGGGAGGAGGACCCTGTGAAGTTAACAGTGGCTCTGAAGATGGCCCGGCAAG TGACCCGCAGGCAGATGGAACTCAACACCATGAAGGCCAACTTTGGAGACGTGGTGCCCAGAAGGGACTTTGAAATGCAGGAGAAGACCCTCAAGGATCTGCAGGAGCAG GAGATCCAGCGCACGGCCATACCGCGGCCAGACTGGTCCAAGTGTGAAG ATGTGGTGGCTGGAGGACGAGATCGCTGGCAAATGCTGGCCGAGGGCAAGAACAGCGACCAGCTGGTGGATGTGCTCCTGGAGATTGGCGAGGGGCTGCTCCAGGAGAAAGACTTCTTCCCTGGTCTG GGTTATGGGGAATCCATCCCCCCTTTCCTTCGGTTTGATGGTGTCATGCAGAACAAGAAGCCAACCAAGAAGGATGTGGTAAACCTCCTCAAGGATGCCTGGAAGGAACGTATCACTGAGAAGCAG AAGTTCCCAgatttcttcttcaatttcctGGAGCGTCGCTTTGGGCCTGGTGATGCCATGGCCTGGGCTTACACCATTTTTTAATATACCAAGCTCTTCCACTCCAATGAGGTCATGAGTCAGTTCTATGCAATCTTGATGGGAAAG AGGAAAGAGAGTGTGTACATCAAGCAGAAGGAGACAATAGCACAGCTGCTGAAGGAGATGACCAGTGCTGACAGCCAGAACGAGGGGCTACTAACCATGGAGCAGTTAAG CACTGCCCTCAAGAGTACCTTCCCCTTCAAGAAGGACGAGAGAATTCAGGAGCTGATGGAGGCAGGGGGCTGGCATCCCAGCAGCAGCAATGCAGACTTGCTCAACTACTGCGTATTATTTATGGAG GACAAGGAGGGCCAGAGCGTGCCCTTTGTACAAAAGCTGTGGGAACAGTACATGGATGAAAAGGATGAATACTTACAGGAGTTAAAGCAGGAGCTGGACCTGGAACT CCACGATGAGGTGACCCTACCCAAGGTACGTGAGGCCTTGATGAACACTGATCCCAGCCTGGACAAGCAGACCCTAAACAGCTATTTGAGCCAGGCCTTCCAGCTCCCCATGACAGAACTGCCAGAAGAGggcaaggaaaaggaagaaggcaTTGTGATAAGGCTCCAGGCTGCACTGGAACAGCTTCAGATGAGTGATGTTAGGCGTATGGGGCCCTGAGAGCAGGAACCTGCAAGCTGA
- the CENPT gene encoding centromere protein T isoform X1, whose protein sequence is MENYVVQRALLQTPSSRRLRSQTKTTARRCSNRARSVDRLAHVQASGHLEEQTPRTLLKNILLTAPESSILMPESVVKPVLAPQVVQASRRESGRGSLELQLPELEPPTTLAPGLLALGRRKQRLRLSVFQQGVDLGLPPSQEPHGNADASSLTSSLNLTFATPLQTQSVKRPGLARRPPTRRAVDVGTLLQDLRDTSLALAPPDTVLEDTQPFSQPLVGRSPSVHHSLPCRSHSGAKDVERAASRRTWSSGLGLQNNGAGKAAQLLAGKVEEVDALAMGFPNISSNISGEDGVEPLQNGVGEEAEERMEESLREVEKAAEAQGSARAEEVEGHIEVTEAEGSWGAVEAKEPEGSSGDEDTSGRTASPELASSTPEFLRARRLQFLEPAPPPSTAVLPSEPPEPLSARLPPKPRIPGSRPRQDPYKTGLNHYAKLFSFYAKMPMEKKAVEMVEKCLDKYFQHLCDDLEVFAAHAGRKTVRPEDLELLMRRQGLVSDQVSLHVLVERHLPLEYRQQLIPCAFSGNTVFPAQ, encoded by the exons TGTCCAGAGAGCCCTGCTTCAAACACCTTCCTCTAGGAGGCTGAGGAGCCAAACAAAGACGACTGCCAGGCGTTGTTCTAATAGAGCCAGG TCTGTTGACAGATTGGCCCATGTTCAAGCCAGTGGACACTTGGAGGAACAGACACCCCGGACTCTGCTGAAGAACATCTTACTAACTG CCCCGGAATCTTCCATCCTAATGCCAGAGTCAGTGGTGAAGCCAGTGCTGGCACCGCAGGTGGTCCAGGCTTCCAGACGGGAAAGCGGTCGGGGCAG CCTGGAGTTGCAGCTTCCTGAACTTGAGCCCCCCACAACCCTGGCTCCAGGTCTGCTGGCTCTTGGCAGAAGGAAGCAGAGACTGAGGTTGTCAGTGTTTCAGCAAGGAGTGGACTTGGGACTGCCTCCCTCCCAAG AGCCTCATGGGAATGCTGATGCCTCTTCCCTCACCAG CTCCCTCAACTTGACCTTCGCCACACCTCTGCAAACACAATCAGTGAAGAGGCCTGGTTTGGCCCGCAGACCTCCTACCCGCCGAGCTGTAGATGTGGGTACACTTTTGCAGGATCTGCGAGATACTTCCCTGGCCTTGGCTCCTCCAG ACACAGTGTTGGAGGACACCCAGCCCTTCTCCCAGCCCTTGGTTGGCCGTTCCCCCAGTGTGCACCACTCCCTGCCTTGCCGCTCTCACTCTGGGGCTAAAGATGTGGAGAGGGCTGCCAGTCGCAGGACATGGAGCAGTGGGCTTGGGCTGCAGAACAACG GTGCTGGGAAAGCAGCCCAGCTTCTGGCAGGAAAGGTGGAGGAGGTTGATGCCCTTGCTATGGGCTTTCCGAACATCAGCAGTAATATCTCTGGAGAAGATGGAGTAGAGCCCTTACAGAATGGAGTAGGTgaggaggcagaggaaagaatggaagaaagCTTGAGGGAAGTGGAGAAGGCAGCAGAAGCACAAGGATCCGCCAGAGCAGAAGAGGTTGAAGGACACATAGAAGTGACCGAAGCAGAGGGATCCTGGGGGGCTGTCGAGGCCAAGGAGCCAGAAGGATCTTCAGGGGATGAAGACACCTCTGGTAGAACAG CAAGCCCAGAGTTGGCCTCCAGCACCCCAGAGTTCCTTCGGGCCAGGCGACTTCAGTTTCTTGAGCCAGCTCCACCGCCTAGCACTGCAGT GTTACCTTCAGAGCCTCCGGAGCCTCTGTCGGCCAGGCTTCCTCCCAAGCCCCGAATCCCTGGCTCCAGACCCCGTCAAGATCCCTACAAGACTGGACTGAACCACTATGCGAAACTCTTTAGCTTCTATGCTAAGATGCCTATGGAGAAGAAGGCTGTGGAAATGGTGGAGAAGTG CCTGGACAAGTATTTCCAGCATCTTTGTGACGACCTGGAGGTATTTGCTGCTCATGCTGGTCGCAAGACTGTGAGGCCAGAGGACCTGGAGCTGCTGATGCGAAG GCAGGGCCTGGTCAGTGACCAAGTCTCCCTGCATGTGCTCGTGGAGCGGCACCTGCCCCTGGAGTACCGACAGCAGCTCATCCCTTGTGCATTCAGTGGCAACACTGTCTTCCCTGCCCAGTAG